From Pseudofrankia saprophytica, a single genomic window includes:
- a CDS encoding FAD-dependent monooxygenase, whose protein sequence is MKNTTVLVSGASIAGPALAYWLNRYGATVTIVEKAAALRAGGQAVDFKGATHREVLERMGLLEEVRLRQTGGRDQTIIDASGKPLAVIPGEFTGGEIEIRRGDLAQLLYERTAGSCEYVFGDSITSLTETAGSVHATFERAAPRTFDLVVGADGIHSNVRRLAFGAEADHVRFLGHYYALADLGVDGEAVMYNEPGRMAALGGPKAPAFFVFASEQLEYDRFDTERQKEILVSAYRGGKWRIPELMSRVPQSGDFYLDSISRVETEHYARGRVVLLGDAGYGNTLGGFGTGLAIVGAHVLAGELLAAGGDHRVAFQRYEEEFRDYAKIAKKGNAGPFLAPGSKARIRMRNWTFASKFLLRAMLKATDKFAAGIDLKDYPSLSGPPA, encoded by the coding sequence ATGAAGAACACGACGGTCCTCGTCTCCGGCGCGAGCATCGCTGGCCCTGCCCTCGCTTACTGGCTGAACCGCTACGGCGCCACTGTCACCATCGTGGAGAAGGCGGCCGCGCTGCGTGCCGGCGGCCAGGCCGTCGACTTCAAGGGCGCTACCCACCGCGAGGTCCTCGAACGGATGGGCCTCCTGGAGGAGGTCCGGCTGCGCCAGACCGGCGGCCGCGACCAGACCATCATCGACGCGAGCGGCAAGCCGCTGGCCGTCATCCCCGGCGAGTTCACCGGCGGCGAGATCGAGATCCGCCGCGGCGACCTGGCCCAGCTGCTGTACGAGCGGACGGCGGGCAGCTGCGAGTACGTCTTCGGCGACTCCATCACCTCACTGACCGAGACTGCCGGCAGCGTGCACGCCACCTTCGAACGCGCCGCGCCGCGCACCTTCGACCTCGTCGTCGGCGCCGACGGCATCCACTCCAATGTCCGGCGGCTCGCCTTTGGGGCCGAGGCCGACCACGTGCGTTTCCTCGGCCACTACTACGCCCTAGCGGACCTCGGCGTCGACGGCGAGGCCGTCATGTACAACGAGCCCGGTCGGATGGCCGCGCTCGGCGGCCCCAAGGCCCCCGCGTTCTTCGTCTTCGCTTCGGAACAACTTGAGTACGACCGCTTCGACACCGAGCGGCAGAAGGAGATACTCGTCTCCGCCTACCGTGGCGGCAAGTGGCGTATTCCCGAGCTGATGTCCAGGGTGCCGCAGTCGGGCGACTTCTACCTCGACTCGATCAGCCGGGTGGAGACCGAGCACTACGCGAGGGGCAGGGTTGTCCTGCTCGGCGATGCCGGGTACGGGAACACCCTGGGCGGCTTCGGTACCGGCCTGGCCATCGTGGGCGCCCACGTCCTGGCCGGCGAACTGCTGGCGGCGGGCGGGGATCACCGGGTCGCCTTCCAGCGGTACGAGGAGGAGTTCCGCGACTACGCGAAGATCGCCAAAAAGGGCAACGCGGGCCCGTTCCTCGCGCCCGGGAGCAAGGCGAGAATCCGAATGCGCAACTGGACGTTCGCGTCGAAGTTCCTGCTGCGGGCCATGCTCAAGGCGACGGACAAGTTCGCCGCCGGCATCGACCTCAAGGACTACCCGTCGCTCAGTGGCCCGCCCGCGTGA
- a CDS encoding class I SAM-dependent methyltransferase, whose protein sequence is MGGLAHSGGPPTPIWEVITGYTRYWLVVAALDLGVFEELAGGQRRLDELAEATGVAGSRLAVVLDYLVSVGLLTTAGDRRFELTPAARGYLLRDAPLSMVEMVRYSPGPRTAWPELSATLRRGRPTRSVEDDAGLFYGRLAAASAPTQQAVARATAALLPDPGPGALVLDLGAGAAPWAIGMLLAWPRARALAVDLPTITPFAEAAATEHGVADRLDVLAGSYLDAVLPIGEAAVVTIGHVIGLQSADLAKALLLRARGALRPGGFVVISDYFRPAEPPTAPDLESSLPQSMALTILANTYEAEVIELPTLLSWLAEVGLVPWTTRQLLPGQLVVVATEPGQAPPP, encoded by the coding sequence GTGGGTGGGTTGGCGCACTCGGGCGGGCCGCCGACCCCGATCTGGGAGGTCATCACCGGCTACACCCGGTACTGGCTGGTGGTCGCGGCGCTTGACCTCGGCGTGTTCGAGGAACTGGCCGGCGGGCAGCGTCGCCTCGACGAGCTGGCCGAGGCGACCGGTGTCGCCGGCAGCCGGCTCGCCGTCGTGCTCGACTACCTCGTCAGCGTCGGGCTGCTGACGACGGCCGGCGACCGGCGCTTCGAGCTGACCCCGGCGGCGCGCGGCTACCTGCTGCGCGACGCGCCGCTGTCGATGGTCGAGATGGTCCGGTACTCGCCCGGACCGCGCACGGCCTGGCCGGAGCTGTCGGCGACGCTGCGGCGCGGCCGGCCGACCCGCTCCGTCGAGGACGACGCCGGCCTGTTCTACGGCCGGCTCGCGGCCGCGAGCGCTCCCACCCAGCAGGCCGTCGCCCGGGCCACCGCCGCCCTGCTGCCCGACCCCGGCCCCGGCGCGCTGGTCCTCGACCTCGGCGCGGGCGCGGCGCCGTGGGCGATCGGCATGCTGCTCGCCTGGCCGCGCGCCCGGGCGCTGGCGGTCGACCTGCCGACGATCACCCCGTTCGCCGAGGCGGCCGCCACCGAGCACGGTGTCGCCGACCGCCTGGACGTCCTCGCCGGCAGCTACCTCGACGCGGTACTCCCCATCGGGGAGGCGGCGGTCGTGACGATCGGCCACGTGATCGGCCTGCAGTCAGCCGACCTCGCCAAGGCGCTGCTGCTGCGCGCCCGCGGCGCCCTGCGCCCCGGCGGGTTCGTCGTCATCTCCGACTACTTCCGCCCCGCCGAGCCGCCCACCGCGCCCGACCTGGAGAGCAGCCTGCCGCAGTCGATGGCGCTCACGATCCTCGCCAACACCTACGAGGCGGAGGTCATCGAGCTGCCCACGCTGCTGTCCTGGCTCGCCGAGGTCGGTCTGGTCCCGTGGACGACCCGGCAGCTGCTGCCCGGCCAGCTCGTCGTCGTCGCCACCGAACCTGGTCAGGCGCCGCCGCCATGA
- a CDS encoding acetamidase/formamidase family protein: MTTTVSSSTSSSTSSAATGNAYLASTPETVRWGFLPNAAAEPVLRVAPGTAVTVDTVSHEGVMEDQGRDPVAYFGSHGVRPEEIPADQVAIAASGIEHGFDAGPHIVTGPIQVDGAVAGDVLRVRVVGLELRATFGVISNRHGLGCLAGEFPEGTVRQPDADKDHPERYGSVLTFTRTRTVGGVDYGVLPFGNPGLPNAEAVFPLAPFLGIMGVAPDTTAAVGSVPPGAHGGNHDIALLGAGSTFYLPVQVDGGLFYVGDPHYAQGDGEVALTALEAPLRATVVLDVLKGHDADRVIGALREPFGETDQYWLPVGMDRDLDEAMRKATRAAIGFLSTKVGMSRANAMAYLSAAADFAVSQVVDDVKGVHCKIRKSDFPAL; this comes from the coding sequence ATGACCACCACCGTCAGCAGCAGTACCAGCAGCAGTACCAGCAGCGCGGCCACGGGCAACGCCTACCTCGCGTCCACGCCGGAGACAGTCCGCTGGGGCTTCCTGCCGAACGCGGCGGCCGAGCCCGTCCTGCGCGTCGCCCCCGGCACCGCGGTCACCGTCGACACGGTCAGCCACGAGGGCGTCATGGAGGACCAGGGCCGCGACCCGGTGGCCTACTTCGGCTCCCACGGCGTGCGGCCCGAGGAGATCCCGGCCGACCAGGTCGCGATCGCCGCGTCCGGCATCGAGCACGGTTTCGACGCCGGCCCGCACATCGTCACCGGCCCGATCCAGGTCGACGGCGCCGTCGCCGGTGACGTGCTGCGTGTCCGCGTCGTCGGCCTCGAGCTGCGTGCCACGTTCGGCGTGATCAGCAACCGCCACGGCCTCGGCTGCCTGGCCGGCGAGTTCCCCGAGGGCACCGTCCGCCAGCCCGACGCCGACAAGGACCATCCCGAGCGCTACGGCTCGGTGCTCACCTTCACCCGAACCCGCACCGTCGGCGGCGTCGACTACGGCGTCCTGCCGTTCGGCAACCCCGGCCTGCCGAACGCGGAGGCAGTCTTCCCGCTCGCCCCGTTCCTCGGGATCATGGGCGTCGCCCCGGACACCACCGCCGCGGTCGGCTCCGTCCCGCCGGGGGCGCATGGTGGAAACCACGACATCGCCCTGCTCGGCGCCGGCAGCACCTTCTACCTGCCCGTGCAGGTCGACGGCGGCCTGTTCTACGTCGGCGACCCGCACTACGCCCAGGGCGACGGGGAGGTCGCGCTCACCGCGCTGGAGGCTCCGCTGCGGGCCACCGTCGTCCTCGATGTGCTCAAGGGCCACGATGCCGACCGGGTCATCGGCGCGCTGCGCGAGCCGTTCGGCGAGACCGACCAGTACTGGCTGCCGGTCGGCATGGACCGCGACCTCGACGAGGCGATGCGCAAGGCCACCCGCGCCGCGATCGGCTTCCTGTCGACCAAGGTCGGGATGAGCCGCGCGAACGCGATGGCCTACCTGTCCGCCGCCGCCGACTTCGCCGTCAGTCAGGTCGTCGACGACGTCAAGGGCGTCCACTGCAAGATCCGCAAAAGCGACTTCCCCGCCCTGTAG
- a CDS encoding aromatic ring-hydroxylating oxygenase subunit alpha: MTVLTPQLLESFAASVLPTSQASTLPATCYTDEEFFAFEKEAVFGQEWLCLGRESDVPNPGDFVNVEIIGERLTLVRGQDGAVRVLSPVCQHRGMLVSEGRGNCRAFKCAYHHWTYGLDGGLVGAREMDRTEDFDRSRWGLPSLPVEVWQGFVFTSLRAAPEPLAPRLAKLDELFAHYELGRCVSRKSFESPSMPWNWKIMFENFNDGYHASRLHAGVHDFCPSNRSSFLPYGPDDAAIARTNGFLFPDGGFNALQKALLPIFPGLTQEERSRAAFALVPPTLCLGVAPDQAFYFLIRPKDAGHIEVEVHYLFHPEALRDRLFEERFQLSEAGVNGIVAQDVLATTGVQRGLTSRFAPRGRYSYLEEAQQQFNQWLVRRYTENWPDGGRRTSSASTSTSASTSASASANLGTGVGAGTPALAPISDPTDREVAA, encoded by the coding sequence ATGACGGTACTCACCCCGCAGCTGCTGGAGTCTTTCGCCGCCTCCGTCCTGCCCACGTCCCAGGCCAGCACGCTGCCGGCTACCTGTTACACGGACGAGGAGTTCTTCGCCTTCGAGAAGGAGGCTGTCTTCGGCCAGGAGTGGCTCTGCCTGGGCCGCGAGTCCGATGTCCCGAACCCCGGTGACTTCGTCAACGTCGAGATCATCGGCGAGCGGCTCACCCTCGTCCGCGGCCAGGATGGCGCGGTCCGGGTGCTCTCCCCGGTCTGCCAGCACCGCGGCATGCTCGTCTCGGAGGGCCGGGGCAACTGCCGGGCGTTCAAGTGCGCCTACCACCACTGGACCTACGGCCTGGACGGCGGCCTCGTCGGTGCCCGCGAGATGGACCGCACGGAGGACTTCGACCGGTCCCGCTGGGGTCTGCCGTCGCTGCCGGTCGAGGTCTGGCAGGGCTTCGTCTTCACCAGCCTCCGGGCGGCCCCGGAGCCGCTCGCGCCGCGGCTGGCCAAGCTCGACGAGCTGTTCGCCCACTACGAGCTCGGCCGGTGCGTGTCCCGCAAGTCGTTCGAGAGCCCTTCCATGCCGTGGAACTGGAAGATCATGTTCGAGAACTTCAACGACGGTTACCACGCCAGCCGGCTGCACGCGGGCGTGCACGACTTCTGCCCGTCCAACCGCTCGTCGTTCCTGCCGTACGGGCCGGACGACGCCGCCATCGCCCGCACCAACGGGTTCCTGTTTCCCGACGGCGGTTTCAACGCGCTGCAGAAGGCGCTGCTGCCGATCTTTCCGGGGCTGACGCAGGAGGAACGCTCACGGGCGGCGTTCGCGCTGGTGCCGCCGACGCTGTGCCTCGGCGTCGCGCCCGACCAGGCGTTCTACTTCCTGATCCGGCCGAAGGACGCCGGCCACATCGAGGTCGAGGTGCACTACCTCTTCCACCCCGAGGCGCTGCGCGACCGGCTCTTCGAGGAGAGATTCCAGCTCTCCGAGGCCGGCGTGAACGGCATCGTCGCCCAGGATGTCCTGGCGACCACCGGCGTCCAGCGCGGCCTGACCAGCCGGTTCGCCCCGCGCGGCCGGTACTCCTACCTGGAGGAGGCGCAGCAGCAGTTCAACCAGTGGCTGGTGCGCCGCTACACCGAGAACTGGCCCGACGGCGGCCGCCGCACCTCGTCCGCCAGTACCAGTACCAGCGCCAGTACCAGCGCCAGCGCCAGCGCCAACCTTGGCACCGGAGTTGGCGCCGGCACCCCGGCCCTCGCGCCGATCTCCGACCCGACCGACCGTGAGGTTGCCGCATGA
- a CDS encoding amidohydrolase family protein produces the protein MPPDEPQPQPRPQVAAGAGDGALPREVDTIISGALVVTMDAERRVIRDGAVAIDGDRIAAVGRTADVLAALRARELVDGRRFVLTPGLVNAHIHITGEPLTRGYVPDDTPFFENVFVWLTPLYSHHTEREERISGQLAALEMLRTGTTTFLEAGTIRFLDAVVDGLVETGIRGRVGRWTWDLPPEPEVYRQTTDEAIKGLVDELDRFASVADGRLSAWPILVGHTTCTDDLWRAAAELARDRGTGLSFHMSPARLDPEHFLATYGRRPMEHLADLGVLGDNVILTHAVHVDDNEIDLMAQAGTSVAHCPTTALKVSYGVTQIGKFPEMVARGVNVAIGTDGNNASNYSDLMRATYLVAGLFKDARRDATMFPAEQAFEMATLAGARGLGLTDQIGVLEAGRKADLVAHDTDRPEWRPLLNVANQLVWSADGRGVHSVWVDGRRVVENYHHTTLDEDRLYAEAQAAGEAITARSGLPNKARWPLV, from the coding sequence ATGCCGCCCGATGAGCCCCAGCCCCAACCCCGGCCTCAGGTCGCTGCCGGCGCCGGTGACGGAGCCCTTCCCCGCGAGGTCGACACGATCATCTCGGGGGCGCTCGTCGTCACGATGGATGCCGAGCGCCGGGTGATCAGGGACGGCGCGGTGGCGATCGACGGGGACAGGATCGCCGCCGTCGGGCGCACCGCCGACGTACTCGCCGCGCTGCGCGCCCGCGAGCTGGTCGACGGTCGGCGCTTCGTGCTCACCCCCGGCCTGGTCAACGCCCACATCCACATCACCGGCGAGCCGCTGACCCGCGGATACGTCCCGGACGACACACCCTTCTTCGAGAACGTCTTCGTCTGGCTCACCCCGCTGTACTCGCACCACACCGAGCGGGAGGAGCGGATCTCCGGCCAGCTCGCGGCGCTGGAGATGCTGCGCACCGGCACCACGACGTTCCTCGAGGCCGGCACGATCCGTTTCCTCGACGCCGTCGTCGACGGGCTGGTCGAGACCGGCATCCGCGGCCGGGTCGGCCGCTGGACCTGGGACCTGCCGCCGGAGCCCGAGGTCTACCGGCAGACGACGGACGAGGCGATCAAGGGCCTCGTCGACGAGCTGGACCGGTTCGCGAGCGTCGCGGACGGGCGGCTGTCGGCCTGGCCGATCCTGGTCGGCCACACCACCTGCACCGATGACCTGTGGAGGGCCGCGGCCGAGCTCGCCCGCGACCGCGGCACCGGCCTGTCGTTCCACATGTCCCCGGCGCGCCTGGACCCGGAGCACTTCCTCGCCACCTACGGCCGCCGCCCGATGGAGCACCTGGCCGACCTCGGCGTGCTGGGCGACAACGTGATCCTGACGCACGCCGTCCACGTCGACGACAACGAGATCGACCTGATGGCGCAGGCCGGCACGTCCGTCGCGCACTGCCCGACGACGGCGCTGAAGGTGTCGTATGGCGTCACCCAGATCGGCAAGTTCCCGGAGATGGTCGCCAGGGGCGTGAACGTCGCCATCGGCACCGACGGCAACAACGCGTCGAACTACTCCGACCTGATGCGGGCGACCTACCTGGTCGCCGGCCTGTTCAAGGACGCCCGCCGCGACGCGACCATGTTCCCCGCAGAGCAGGCCTTCGAGATGGCGACGCTCGCGGGCGCGCGCGGGCTTGGCCTCACCGACCAGATCGGTGTGCTGGAGGCTGGCCGCAAGGCCGACCTGGTCGCGCACGACACCGATCGGCCCGAGTGGCGCCCGCTGCTGAACGTGGCCAACCAGCTGGTCTGGTCCGCCGACGGCCGGGGCGTCCACAGCGTCTGGGTGGATGGCCGCCGGGTCGTCGAGAACTACCACCACACGACCCTCGACGAGGACCGCCTGTACGCCGAGGCGCAGGCCGCCGGCGAGGCCATCACCGCCCGCTCCGGCCTGCCGAACAAGGCCCGCTGGCCCCTGGTCTAA
- a CDS encoding methyltransferase: protein MRPPAMPPAPPTPAPVWEIIHGFRRYWALVAALDLGLFEALASGPLDAAALAEAVGVDIHRAGLLADALAAMELLTATPEVPAVGPESQPPPAPAARPTSPASPASADHAAGSGRLVYNLGLVAANYLLAGGQRSMARLVRAAPGPHERWPELAETLRRGAPSARVEDDPGAFYPNLARGTAPVQRVVAAAVARELAAPSGHQALVVDLGAGAAPWALAFLDAWPDARGLAVELPEVVHVTREAVAADPAGDRLDVVAGSFHRVELPQGGADVVVLGHVLRIEPRTAARRLVARAAAALRPGGTLVVADYPRPEVPSPAATTETLMALTILATTGGQGAFRADDLHGWARGAGLVPGPTYTPLPGQIVLTATRPGPGAGPAAAARPVPRPGLRPLGSVYPPSKSRE, encoded by the coding sequence ATGCGGCCGCCGGCGATGCCGCCGGCGCCGCCTACGCCGGCGCCCGTCTGGGAGATCATCCACGGCTTCCGCCGGTACTGGGCGCTCGTCGCCGCGCTGGACCTCGGCCTGTTCGAGGCACTCGCGTCCGGGCCGCTCGACGCGGCGGCGCTGGCCGAGGCGGTCGGCGTCGACATCCACCGCGCCGGCCTGCTCGCCGACGCCCTGGCCGCGATGGAGCTGCTCACGGCCACCCCCGAGGTCCCGGCGGTGGGGCCCGAGTCCCAGCCACCGCCCGCGCCGGCCGCACGGCCCACGTCGCCCGCGTCGCCCGCGTCGGCCGACCACGCCGCCGGCTCGGGGCGGCTCGTCTACAACCTGGGCCTCGTCGCCGCGAACTACCTGCTCGCGGGCGGCCAGCGGTCGATGGCGAGGCTGGTCCGGGCGGCGCCCGGCCCGCACGAGCGGTGGCCGGAGCTCGCCGAGACGCTGCGTCGTGGCGCGCCGAGCGCCCGGGTCGAGGACGACCCAGGCGCCTTCTACCCGAACCTCGCGCGCGGCACGGCGCCGGTCCAACGGGTCGTGGCCGCCGCCGTCGCGCGCGAGCTCGCGGCCCCGAGCGGGCACCAGGCGCTGGTCGTCGACCTGGGCGCCGGTGCGGCCCCGTGGGCGCTGGCGTTCCTCGACGCCTGGCCGGACGCCCGTGGGCTCGCCGTCGAGCTGCCCGAGGTCGTCCACGTCACCCGGGAGGCGGTGGCCGCGGACCCGGCCGGCGACCGGCTGGACGTCGTCGCCGGCAGCTTCCACCGGGTGGAACTGCCGCAGGGCGGGGCGGATGTCGTCGTCCTCGGCCACGTGCTGCGCATCGAGCCGCGCACCGCCGCCCGCCGCCTCGTCGCCCGGGCCGCCGCCGCGCTGCGGCCCGGCGGAACACTCGTCGTAGCCGACTACCCGCGCCCCGAGGTGCCATCGCCCGCCGCCACCACCGAGACGCTCATGGCGCTGACGATCCTCGCGACCACCGGCGGCCAGGGCGCGTTCCGGGCCGACGACCTGCACGGCTGGGCGCGCGGCGCCGGACTGGTCCCCGGGCCGACCTACACGCCGCTGCCCGGCCAGATCGTGCTCACCGCGACCCGCCCCGGCCCCGGCGCCGGCCCCGCGGCTGCCGCCCGGCCTGTCCCACGGCCCGGGCTACGGCCCCTCGGGTCGGTCTACCCTCCGTCCAAGAGCCGGGAGTAA
- a CDS encoding alcohol dehydrogenase catalytic domain-containing protein, producing the protein MTTEAGVRAVVQNGFGGVEVLAVESLPDPAPGPGEVVVQVAACGLNHLDIMQRRGPAKIPGFALPHVAGMDVAGVVTAVGRDVTAVAAGDRVVVNPAVSCWECPACLAGDDGYCHAASIIGATAPGGYAEYVKVPARNTYPVPAQVPLAEAALIPTIWSTAWHAVGATGNLTAGETVLVHAAASGVSLAAIQLAKQLGATVIATASSEDKLVFAGSIGADHLVLADADTPTEKVVTAVREATGGRGVEMVLDHVGPATWPASIFSLAPRGRLVFVGDTTGPEVTIPLEYAFHFGLRLLGSDPYPAREFAEVLERYWRGGLVTPVDAEFPLTEAAAAQTRLEERRAIGKVLLRP; encoded by the coding sequence GTGACAACGGAGGCGGGCGTGCGGGCGGTCGTGCAGAACGGGTTCGGTGGCGTCGAGGTGCTCGCCGTCGAGTCGCTTCCCGATCCGGCACCGGGGCCCGGCGAGGTCGTCGTCCAGGTCGCCGCCTGCGGCCTGAACCACCTCGACATCATGCAGCGGCGCGGCCCGGCCAAGATCCCCGGCTTCGCGCTGCCGCACGTCGCCGGCATGGACGTCGCCGGCGTCGTCACCGCCGTCGGCCGGGACGTCACGGCCGTCGCCGCCGGCGACCGGGTCGTCGTCAATCCGGCGGTGTCGTGCTGGGAGTGCCCGGCCTGTCTCGCCGGCGACGACGGCTACTGCCACGCGGCCAGCATCATCGGCGCCACCGCTCCCGGTGGCTACGCCGAGTACGTCAAGGTCCCGGCGCGTAACACCTACCCCGTCCCCGCCCAGGTGCCGCTGGCGGAGGCGGCGCTGATCCCGACGATCTGGTCCACCGCCTGGCACGCGGTCGGCGCCACCGGAAACCTCACCGCCGGGGAGACGGTGCTCGTCCATGCCGCCGCCAGCGGTGTGAGCCTCGCGGCGATCCAGCTGGCGAAGCAGCTCGGCGCGACCGTCATCGCCACCGCTTCCAGCGAGGACAAGCTCGTGTTCGCGGGCTCCATCGGCGCCGACCACCTCGTGCTGGCCGACGCGGACACGCCGACCGAGAAGGTCGTCACGGCGGTGCGGGAGGCGACCGGCGGCCGGGGCGTCGAGATGGTGCTCGACCATGTCGGTCCCGCCACCTGGCCAGCGTCGATCTTCAGCCTCGCGCCGCGCGGCCGGCTGGTCTTCGTCGGTGACACCACGGGACCCGAGGTGACGATTCCGCTGGAGTACGCCTTCCATTTCGGCCTGCGCCTCCTCGGCTCCGACCCGTACCCGGCGCGCGAGTTCGCCGAGGTGCTGGAGCGCTACTGGCGCGGCGGCCTCGTCACCCCGGTCGACGCGGAGTTCCCGCTCACCGAGGCCGCGGCCGCGCAGACCCGGCTCGAGGAACGGCGGGCGATCGGCAAGGTGTTGCTACGGCCGTGA
- a CDS encoding DUF7507 domain-containing protein, which yields MRIADRSGPRARLSLVSTRLAAPAAFALVGFAATTGVVVILGPDAASADAPTYPLALATSSQPASFTGPGQTLTLSYVVTNNGDKTLYGVAVQDALAGLSPVACPDGPLTAGTSKTCTATYVTTQGDFDKTFITDVSTATGIIESEGTIVTSPPANLTIPDDQPTAPLAATEPDAATIGSTPAGPDGSLPVDSVAEGKAAEAGPVAAADPAPAAAPAAGSVAAPGGGAAPVGGAAPVGGAAPVAGAGPGGGGAAPVGAGAAPAGVSPVGAAPVQVTG from the coding sequence GTGCGTATTGCCGACAGGTCCGGGCCCCGGGCCCGGTTGTCTCTTGTCTCCACACGGTTGGCGGCGCCCGCCGCGTTCGCCCTGGTCGGGTTCGCAGCCACGACCGGAGTCGTCGTCATCCTCGGTCCGGACGCCGCGAGCGCCGACGCCCCGACATACCCGCTCGCCCTGGCCACGTCGTCCCAGCCGGCGTCGTTCACCGGGCCAGGCCAGACGCTGACCTTGTCCTACGTGGTCACGAACAACGGGGACAAGACGCTGTACGGCGTCGCCGTGCAGGACGCGCTCGCCGGTCTCTCGCCGGTCGCATGCCCCGACGGGCCGCTCACCGCCGGCACGTCGAAGACCTGCACCGCCACCTACGTGACGACCCAGGGCGACTTCGACAAGACCTTCATCACCGACGTCTCGACCGCCACCGGCATCATCGAGTCGGAGGGCACGATCGTCACCTCGCCGCCGGCGAACCTCACCATCCCCGACGACCAGCCCACCGCCCCGCTGGCCGCCACCGAGCCCGACGCGGCCACGATCGGTTCCACCCCGGCGGGTCCTGACGGGTCGCTTCCCGTCGACTCGGTGGCCGAAGGCAAGGCGGCCGAGGCGGGGCCCGTGGCGGCGGCCGACCCGGCACCGGCCGCCGCCCCGGCCGCTGGCTCCGTGGCCGCTCCCGGCGGGGGAGCCGCTCCTGTCGGTGGCGCTGCCCCCGTCGGTGGTGCCGCGCCCGTTGCGGGCGCAGGTCCTGGCGGCGGTGGAGCCGCCCCGGTCGGTGCCGGCGCGGCGCCCGCCGGAGTGAGCCCGGTCGGTGCCGCCCCCGTGCAGGTCACCGGCTGA
- a CDS encoding L,D-transpeptidase yields MRSRLGLAAAALSLAAGVLAALILVVDRADQPRELLDGAPGATPQPGATAGVTVPPDVTVIAQLSHDVPRFTVPDEGARDGMVPGRWRGGPSALPVIDTRPGWLRVRLAQRPNFSTAWIRTADVRLVSSAYRIAIDVEAKRLRLYEHGKMTLDAPAGVGTPDDPTPTGEFFLALFAPPPGPGYGDYILVTSAHSTKITDWDSSGDAIVGIHGPLGADAAIGESGAQVSHGCVRLHLPDLARLRAVPAGSPITITGSPVF; encoded by the coding sequence ATGAGATCCAGGTTGGGACTCGCGGCGGCGGCGTTGTCGCTGGCCGCCGGCGTGCTGGCGGCCCTCATCCTGGTGGTCGACCGCGCTGACCAGCCTCGTGAGCTGCTGGACGGCGCGCCGGGGGCGACCCCGCAGCCGGGGGCCACCGCCGGGGTCACCGTGCCGCCCGACGTCACGGTGATCGCCCAGCTCTCCCACGACGTGCCGCGGTTCACCGTGCCCGACGAGGGGGCTCGCGACGGTATGGTGCCCGGGCGGTGGCGCGGCGGGCCGTCGGCGTTGCCGGTGATCGACACTCGGCCCGGCTGGCTGCGGGTGCGTCTCGCGCAGCGACCGAACTTCTCCACCGCCTGGATCCGCACCGCCGACGTGCGGCTGGTCAGCAGTGCCTACCGGATCGCGATCGACGTCGAGGCGAAGCGGCTGCGCCTCTACGAGCACGGGAAGATGACGCTCGATGCCCCGGCCGGCGTCGGCACCCCGGATGACCCGACCCCCACGGGCGAGTTCTTCCTGGCCCTGTTCGCCCCGCCGCCTGGGCCCGGCTACGGCGACTACATCCTGGTGACGTCGGCTCACTCCACGAAGATCACGGACTGGGACTCCTCCGGGGACGCGATCGTCGGCATCCACGGCCCGCTCGGCGCCGACGCCGCGATCGGCGAGAGCGGTGCCCAGGTCTCGCATGGCTGTGTCCGTCTGCATCTGCCCGATCTCGCGCGGCTGCGTGCCGTTCCCGCCGGCTCGCCGATCACGATCACCGGCAGTCCCGTCTTCTAG
- a CDS encoding VOC family protein translates to MTTETTQSAASPASAGGSGISQPRWTHIALPSGDLDKSIEFYTTMTPLVVVATRADADGRNAWLSNPGQWETPFVLVLSAFNSAAGTQQGIMKPFAHIGIEVPNREDIDAIAAKARANGSLWWEPRDMPDPIGYICAVHDPDGNVVEFSHNQGVFSTVRQLWGPESS, encoded by the coding sequence GTGACCACCGAAACGACGCAGTCCGCGGCATCCCCGGCGAGCGCGGGCGGCTCCGGGATCAGCCAGCCCCGCTGGACGCACATAGCACTACCGAGCGGCGACCTCGACAAGTCGATCGAGTTCTACACGACCATGACCCCGCTCGTCGTCGTCGCCACCCGCGCGGACGCCGACGGCCGCAACGCCTGGCTGTCCAACCCGGGCCAGTGGGAGACGCCATTCGTCCTGGTGCTCTCCGCGTTCAACTCGGCCGCCGGCACCCAGCAGGGCATCATGAAGCCCTTCGCGCACATCGGCATCGAGGTCCCGAACCGGGAGGACATCGACGCGATCGCCGCGAAGGCCCGCGCGAACGGCAGCCTCTGGTGGGAGCCGAGGGACATGCCCGACCCGATCGGCTACATCTGCGCGGTCCACGACCCGGACGGCAACGTCGTCGAGTTCAGCCACAACCAGGGCGTCTTCTCGACCGTCCGCCAGCTGTGGGGCCCGGAGTCGTCGTGA